CAACAGTTCGCGCTGGCGTTGATCCTGGGCGGCGCGCTCGGCAACCTGGTGGATCGCGTGAGCTCGGGTCTCGTCGTGGACTTCGTCGAACTGGGGATCGGGCGCTTTCACTGGCCGGTGTTCAATCTCGCCGACTCCGCCGTGACCGTCGGCGTCGCGCTGTTCATTCTGACCGGCGGCTCGAATCCTCCCGCGCGCACCGTGAACGCGAGCGAGCCGGCCACGCTGCCCTCGCCCGGACCGCTCTCCTCCTCCGATGACCTCGAAGACGCTCGATCTGTCGGTGACGCCGGCGCACGCGGGGGAGCGGTTGGACCGCTTCCTGGCGACGGCGCAGGCCGACCTCTCTCGTAGCCGCGTGCAGGCGCTGATCCGGGACGGGCTCTGCCGGGTCAACGGGCGCGCCGCGACCGCGTCGCGCAAGTTGCGCTCCGGGGATCGCGTGAGCCTCGCCGTTCCGGAGCGCGGGAAGCCGGCGCTCGCCCCCGAGGCGCTGCCGCTCGAAATCGTCTTC
The sequence above is a segment of the Candidatus Sulfotelmatobacter sp. genome. Coding sequences within it:
- the lspA gene encoding signal peptidase II, with product MKRVVALLAIAGGVLACDQWTKHLATAHLAGRPPVRLIGDYVQLTYALNSGVAFSLGAGSRFPFYLFSIAAALVILWLFARGRVPRQGQQFALALILGGALGNLVDRVSSGLVVDFVELGIGRFHWPVFNLADSAVTVGVALFILTGGSNPPARTVNASEPATLPSPGPLSSSDDLEDARSVGDAGARGGAVGPLPGDGAGRPLS